From a single Pirellulales bacterium genomic region:
- a CDS encoding class I SAM-dependent methyltransferase, whose translation MPTDDATIRIKETFENWSLYEAVIHHNYMCHSELVDELKTIAATVCDKLCVVDLGCGDSWLATRAFRDIPIERYLAVDLSESAVARGRAKVAFWGPRAELSCGDLAQFAADLPDASANFILASNSLHHFSGASKKGILQHCFRILSPSGTFCWIDPVCNNDESREAYLARLTSRMMNDWTALDEEARCRATRHVWESDWPETEMWMRGQAEETGFVLRERFLRHDLFGGWKFVKP comes from the coding sequence ATGCCAACCGACGACGCGACGATTCGGATCAAGGAGACGTTTGAAAACTGGTCCCTTTACGAGGCCGTGATCCATCACAACTACATGTGCCACAGCGAACTTGTCGACGAGCTAAAAACGATCGCAGCGACGGTTTGCGACAAACTGTGCGTCGTCGATCTTGGCTGCGGCGACTCGTGGCTGGCGACACGGGCGTTTCGCGATATTCCGATCGAGCGTTACTTGGCAGTCGATTTGTCGGAGTCGGCCGTCGCACGGGGGCGCGCCAAGGTGGCGTTTTGGGGGCCGCGTGCGGAATTATCTTGCGGCGACCTCGCGCAATTTGCCGCCGACCTGCCCGATGCGTCGGCGAACTTCATTCTGGCCAGCAATTCGCTACACCATTTTTCCGGCGCGTCGAAGAAGGGAATTCTTCAACATTGCTTCCGCATCCTCTCGCCTTCAGGAACTTTTTGTTGGATCGATCCAGTTTGCAACAACGACGAGTCGCGCGAGGCATACTTGGCCCGCTTGACTTCCCGCATGATGAACGATTGGACCGCCCTCGACGAGGAAGCTCGCTGCCGCGCCACGCGGCATGTGTGGGAATCCGACTGGCCCGAAACGGAAATGTGGATGCGCGGCCAAGCCGAAGAAACTGGCTTCGTGCTGCGCGAACGATTTCTGCGGCACGACTTGTTTGGCGGCTGGAAGTTCGTCAAACCTTGA
- a CDS encoding SDR family oxidoreductase, which translates to MFEYRGKTAVITGASSGIGRSFAGELAARGMSVILTARSIESLESLAQEIAGLHQVRTDVIPADLSQRQGAAQLADEIVQRGRSVDLLVNNAGFLTHGHFESISPTRERDEVMVNVSAMVELTHAFLPPMLDRQEGGVINVASIAGFQPIPYMAVYAASKAFVISFSVALWQECRDRNVRVVAICPGTTDTPFFDVANAPEAALGKKRSPEQVVATALRGLEQRRSLVVDGAVNGLLSHGPRFIPRWLAAKFAGRAVQPDLRKNGDKIKV; encoded by the coding sequence ATGTTCGAGTATCGTGGAAAGACTGCCGTGATTACGGGGGCATCGTCAGGAATTGGACGATCGTTTGCCGGCGAACTTGCCGCGCGCGGCATGTCGGTGATTTTGACCGCTCGATCCATCGAATCGCTCGAATCGCTCGCGCAGGAAATCGCCGGACTGCATCAGGTTCGCACCGATGTGATTCCGGCCGACTTGAGCCAACGGCAGGGCGCTGCACAACTTGCGGACGAGATTGTCCAGCGCGGCCGATCGGTCGATTTGCTTGTGAATAATGCCGGTTTTCTGACGCACGGGCATTTTGAGTCGATTTCACCGACCCGCGAGCGCGACGAGGTAATGGTCAACGTCTCGGCAATGGTCGAGTTGACGCACGCGTTTCTGCCGCCGATGCTCGATCGTCAGGAGGGCGGAGTCATCAACGTCGCGTCGATCGCCGGTTTTCAGCCGATTCCGTACATGGCGGTATATGCGGCGAGCAAGGCGTTTGTCATTTCGTTCTCGGTGGCGCTGTGGCAAGAGTGTCGCGATCGAAATGTGCGCGTGGTCGCGATTTGCCCCGGCACGACGGACACGCCGTTTTTCGATGTTGCCAATGCGCCAGAAGCGGCATTGGGGAAAAAACGCTCGCCGGAGCAAGTTGTCGCGACGGCGCTGCGCGGCTTGGAACAACGGCGCAGCTTGGTGGTCGATGGCGCCGTCAACGGACTGTTGAGCCACGGACCGCGATTTATTCCACGGTGGCTGGCGGCGAAGTTTGCCGGTCGCGCCGTGCAGCCGGATTTACGCAAGAACGGCGATAAGATCAAGGTTTGA
- a CDS encoding trypsin-like peptidase domain-containing protein, translating into MTRTLIKSRIFWILAAAAVISTISASQAQADAKVYQESIRSTTWVLTKVAGKTSSGTGVLVDAEKRLVITNFHVVGESRTAFIFFPQFKGETLIVERKYYAENAKNIAIRGRVVAVDRKRDLALVQLDSLPEGAKSLKMAEKSASPGEPVDSIGNPGSSEALWVYTSGTVRSVYKKQFRTGAGEHEFTVVETQAPINTGDSGGPMVNSAGELIAISQAIAPNARLVSYSVDVNEVRGFISGPWKPAPLPIADILTTAELEFKQHSSGHFEVSVKQDDKDKEGQTVFITKEVEYYEKADVRKVWALAAILKKAPKFETTMKLLEQNGRTKLGAWNIERTEQGDHLIVYCAKLDATASPDAVRSTVEYVAKLASLMKKELATPETTAQTASDGLEDWLK; encoded by the coding sequence ATGACTCGCACACTCATCAAGTCGCGAATTTTCTGGATTTTGGCCGCTGCGGCAGTCATTTCCACGATCTCAGCCTCCCAGGCTCAGGCCGACGCCAAGGTTTATCAGGAATCGATTCGCTCGACGACTTGGGTGCTTACCAAAGTCGCCGGCAAGACATCCAGCGGCACGGGCGTGTTGGTGGATGCGGAAAAACGGCTGGTCATTACTAATTTTCACGTCGTCGGCGAATCGCGTACGGCCTTCATTTTCTTTCCGCAGTTCAAGGGAGAAACGCTGATCGTCGAGAGAAAATATTACGCTGAAAACGCCAAAAATATTGCGATCCGCGGTCGAGTGGTCGCGGTCGACCGCAAGCGAGACTTGGCGCTGGTTCAACTCGATAGTCTGCCAGAAGGCGCAAAGTCGCTCAAAATGGCTGAAAAAAGCGCCAGTCCCGGCGAGCCGGTCGACTCGATCGGCAATCCCGGCTCTAGCGAAGCCCTATGGGTCTACACCTCGGGCACGGTTCGCTCGGTTTACAAGAAGCAATTTCGCACCGGCGCCGGGGAACATGAATTCACGGTGGTCGAAACCCAAGCACCCATCAATACTGGCGATAGCGGCGGCCCCATGGTGAACAGCGCTGGGGAGTTGATCGCGATTTCGCAAGCCATTGCCCCCAATGCCCGCTTGGTCAGCTATTCGGTTGATGTGAATGAAGTCCGCGGGTTTATCAGCGGCCCTTGGAAGCCGGCACCACTGCCAATTGCCGACATCCTGACGACCGCTGAATTGGAGTTCAAGCAGCACTCCAGCGGCCACTTTGAAGTCTCGGTCAAGCAAGACGACAAGGATAAGGAAGGCCAGACGGTCTTTATTACGAAGGAAGTCGAGTATTACGAAAAGGCCGACGTCCGCAAAGTTTGGGCCTTGGCCGCCATCCTGAAAAAAGCCCCGAAGTTCGAAACTACGATGAAATTGCTCGAACAAAACGGCCGCACCAAGCTGGGTGCGTGGAATATCGAGCGGACCGAACAAGGCGACCATCTAATAGTCTACTGTGCGAAGCTCGACGCGACGGCTTCCCCCGATGCGGTCCGTAGCACGGTCGAATACGTCGCCAAGCTCGCCAGCTTAATGAAGAAAGAACTCGCCACACCGGAAACGACGGCCCAAACGGCCTCCGATGGACTGGAAGATTGGCTGAAGTAG
- a CDS encoding MFS transporter — MENQTISSSPLMNVGDQSRRTNYRWVVCGLLFFATTINYVDRAVIGVLKPTLMDDLHWSEQDYSLMVSSFSIAYAFGYLFAGRLIDLVGTRIGYALSVFLWTLAAMAHGLKLSLVQFAMARAALGLAEGGNFPGAVKTVGEWFPKKDRSLATGIFNSGSNIGAMLTPWLVPIITRHYGWRASFVITASVGLVWVIIWLIFYRTPSQHPRVSRAELDYIRSDPPDPPIRIGWLSLLRYRAVWAFIIGNGISSPIWWFYLYWIPGYLQKHFGLDLLDIGPPVIVIYLFADFGSIVGGWLATTLIKLGWSVTAARKSTMLLCALCVVPICLTVGTESLWLATGLVALAAAAHQGWSANLFTMVGDTMPRGTISSVVGLGGFVGAMVSGIVVAPFIGWILDKTGSYVIPFGIASGGYLVALLLMHLILPRLEPVRLLQSNH; from the coding sequence ATGGAAAACCAGACCATAAGTTCGTCGCCCCTGATGAATGTTGGTGACCAATCGCGGCGTACGAACTATCGTTGGGTGGTCTGTGGGTTGTTGTTTTTCGCCACGACCATCAACTATGTGGACCGAGCCGTCATCGGTGTCCTGAAGCCAACGCTCATGGACGACCTGCACTGGAGTGAACAAGACTACTCGTTGATGGTTTCCTCCTTTTCGATCGCGTATGCGTTTGGATATCTTTTCGCGGGCCGTCTCATCGACTTAGTCGGAACGCGAATCGGTTATGCCCTCTCCGTTTTTCTCTGGACGTTGGCGGCCATGGCCCATGGGCTGAAGCTCTCCTTGGTTCAGTTCGCGATGGCCCGGGCAGCGCTTGGCCTGGCGGAAGGTGGCAATTTTCCCGGTGCCGTGAAAACGGTTGGTGAATGGTTTCCCAAGAAAGACCGTTCGCTGGCCACGGGCATCTTCAATTCGGGCTCGAATATAGGGGCGATGTTGACACCCTGGTTGGTGCCGATCATCACAAGGCACTACGGCTGGCGGGCTTCCTTCGTCATCACCGCGTCGGTGGGCTTAGTCTGGGTGATAATCTGGCTCATTTTCTACAGAACACCCAGTCAGCACCCGCGGGTATCCCGGGCCGAACTTGACTACATCCGTTCCGACCCGCCAGATCCGCCGATTCGGATCGGTTGGCTTTCCTTGCTACGGTACCGCGCAGTATGGGCATTCATCATTGGCAACGGGATTAGTTCGCCCATTTGGTGGTTTTATCTGTATTGGATTCCTGGATATCTTCAGAAACATTTTGGCCTGGATCTGTTGGATATCGGGCCACCTGTAATCGTGATTTACTTATTCGCCGACTTCGGCAGCATCGTGGGAGGATGGCTCGCCACGACGTTGATCAAACTTGGCTGGAGCGTGACTGCGGCACGAAAGTCCACCATGCTGCTTTGCGCTTTGTGCGTCGTACCGATTTGTCTCACCGTGGGTACGGAAAGCCTTTGGCTAGCTACCGGTTTGGTGGCGCTGGCAGCGGCAGCGCATCAGGGTTGGTCGGCGAATCTGTTTACGATGGTCGGCGACACCATGCCTCGTGGCACGATCAGCTCGGTGGTTGGTCTAGGAGGATTTGTCGGGGCTATGGTCAGTGGTATAGTCGTGGCGCCGTTCATCGGTTGGATTCTGGACAAGACCGGCAGTTACGTCATTCCCTTCGGAATTGCTTCCGGCGGCTACCTGGTGGCGCTGCTGCTGATGCATTTGATCTTGCCGCGTCTGGAGCCGGTTCGCTTGCTGCAATCCAATCACTGA